One genomic window of Gemmatimonadota bacterium includes the following:
- a CDS encoding bifunctional 5,10-methylene-tetrahydrofolate dehydrogenase/5,10-methylene-tetrahydrofolate cyclohydrolase has translation MSARLLDGVAMAAAIRGEVAARVAELRRNGLVPGLAVVLVGENPASQIYVRSKGKACLEAGMHSETIVLPLETTEAELFATIDRLNADPAIHGMLIQLPLPPHIDTDKVLRHIDPAKDVDGFHPVNVGRLVLGDPGALKPATPSGIQQMLIRSGIETKGAHAVIIGRSTIVGRPMANLLIQSGIGGDATVTVAHSRSRDLPAICRSADILVVAIGRAEFVTADMVKPGATIIDVGINRVDDASRPRGYRVAGDVDFGPVSEVAGAITPVPGGVGPMTIAMLLSNTLQAATAAPLTW, from the coding sequence GTGAGCGCCCGCCTTCTGGACGGCGTCGCGATGGCGGCCGCCATTCGTGGGGAAGTGGCGGCCCGTGTCGCCGAGCTCCGGCGCAACGGCCTTGTCCCAGGGCTGGCCGTGGTGCTGGTTGGTGAGAATCCCGCCTCGCAGATCTACGTCCGCTCCAAGGGGAAGGCGTGCCTGGAGGCGGGGATGCACTCCGAGACCATCGTGCTTCCCCTCGAGACAACGGAAGCGGAACTCTTCGCCACCATCGATCGCCTCAACGCCGACCCGGCGATCCACGGCATGCTGATTCAGCTGCCGCTCCCGCCGCACATCGACACCGACAAGGTCCTCCGGCATATCGACCCCGCGAAGGATGTGGACGGATTCCATCCGGTCAACGTCGGTCGGCTCGTCCTTGGCGACCCGGGCGCCCTGAAGCCGGCGACGCCCTCGGGCATTCAGCAGATGCTCATCCGCAGTGGCATCGAGACGAAGGGCGCGCATGCGGTCATCATCGGTCGTTCGACGATCGTCGGTCGCCCGATGGCCAACCTGCTCATCCAATCCGGCATCGGCGGTGATGCGACGGTGACCGTCGCCCACTCGCGCAGCCGCGATCTCCCCGCCATCTGCCGGAGCGCCGACATTCTCGTCGTGGCGATCGGTCGCGCCGAGTTCGTCACCGCGGACATGGTGAAGCCGGGCGCGACCATCATCGACGTTGGCATCAATCGGGTGGATGACGCCTCGCGCCCGCGCGGCTACCGCGTCGCCGGCGACGTCGATTTCGGGCCCGTATCGGAAGTGGCCGGGGCGATCACGCCGGTGCCGGGTGGGGTGGGGCCGATGACGATCGCGATGCTGCTCTCCAATACGCTGCAGGCGGCCACGGCCGCGCCGCTGACCTGGTGA
- a CDS encoding cell division protein ZapA has protein sequence MSEAPKQSVRVVVGGEELVVRSELPAEYTRDVAAYLDDKLRGIRAMLPTLEAHKAAILAGLAVTDELFRARRTDGEVASRITALADDLTRLLPPAKRGPRGGATE, from the coding sequence GTGAGCGAGGCCCCCAAGCAGTCGGTGCGCGTGGTGGTCGGGGGCGAGGAACTGGTGGTCCGTTCCGAGTTGCCCGCCGAATACACCCGCGACGTCGCCGCGTACCTCGATGACAAGCTGCGCGGCATCCGGGCGATGCTGCCGACCCTGGAGGCCCACAAGGCCGCCATCCTTGCCGGGCTCGCCGTGACCGACGAGCTCTTTCGTGCCCGTCGTACCGACGGGGAAGTGGCCAGCCGCATCACGGCGCTGGCCGATGACCTGACGCGTCTCCTGCCGCCTGCCAAGCGCGGCCCCCGTGGGGGCGCGACCGAGTGA
- the rny gene encoding ribonuclease Y: protein MMDTTLMIAAVGGLVVGVPIGMFLWNMVLARSARSLRALGDRARQDAAELVAAAERDAGVTRERQVVAAREEAVAIKEEAAREAARRRDEVDKAERRLADREAQVAERQDRLRTEEKAVEQRRGEFAAREQGLMARQAELTLLHGEVQQRLERVAGLSAEAAAREVRQQVEDEARTQAAAAGREIRERAKREADKDARRILAITTQRLAAEHTAESTVSAVALPNDEMKGRIIGREGRNIRAFELATGVDVIIDDTPDTVVISCFDPVRREVARRALDALVVDGRIHPGRIEEVVVKAKTELDAQLVEMGERAAHDVGVHGLHPELIRLIGRMRYRSSYGQNLYEHSKEVAWLAGMMAAELKLDVALARRGGLLHDIGKVLTHEHEGTHVQLGVEVCRRHGESAAVLNCIEAHHDDVPHDSSESVLVQASDSVSGSRPGARREAFETYVKRLTKLEEIAGGYPGVEKTTVIQAGREVRVIVQPEKIDDAAAQLLSETIARRIEQELQYPGQIRVTVIRETRATDVAK from the coding sequence ATGATGGATACGACGCTGATGATCGCCGCAGTCGGCGGTCTGGTGGTGGGCGTTCCGATCGGGATGTTCCTCTGGAACATGGTGCTCGCGCGCAGTGCCCGCTCCTTGCGGGCGCTGGGCGACCGGGCCCGACAGGACGCCGCGGAGCTGGTGGCAGCCGCCGAGCGCGACGCCGGGGTGACCCGCGAGCGCCAGGTGGTGGCGGCCCGTGAGGAAGCAGTCGCCATCAAGGAAGAGGCGGCGCGCGAGGCGGCCCGACGCCGCGATGAGGTCGACAAGGCGGAGCGTCGACTGGCTGATCGCGAAGCCCAGGTCGCGGAGCGGCAGGATCGGCTGCGCACCGAGGAGAAGGCGGTGGAACAGCGTCGCGGCGAGTTCGCCGCGCGCGAACAGGGGCTGATGGCCCGGCAAGCCGAGTTGACGCTGCTGCATGGCGAAGTGCAGCAGCGGCTCGAGCGCGTCGCCGGGCTCAGCGCCGAGGCCGCCGCCCGCGAGGTCCGGCAACAGGTCGAGGACGAGGCGCGGACCCAGGCCGCTGCCGCCGGTCGCGAGATCCGGGAGCGCGCCAAGCGCGAGGCGGACAAGGATGCCCGGCGCATTCTCGCGATCACCACCCAGCGACTCGCCGCCGAGCACACCGCCGAGTCGACCGTCTCGGCGGTCGCCCTCCCCAACGACGAGATGAAGGGCCGGATCATCGGGCGCGAGGGGCGGAACATCCGTGCCTTCGAGCTTGCCACCGGCGTTGATGTCATTATCGACGACACCCCGGACACCGTGGTGATCTCCTGCTTCGATCCGGTGCGTCGCGAGGTCGCGCGGCGCGCGCTCGACGCGCTCGTCGTCGACGGCCGGATCCATCCGGGCCGCATCGAGGAAGTCGTCGTCAAGGCGAAGACCGAGCTCGATGCCCAGCTGGTCGAGATGGGAGAGCGTGCCGCGCACGACGTCGGCGTGCACGGGCTGCATCCGGAGTTGATCCGCCTCATCGGGCGGATGCGCTACCGCAGTTCCTACGGCCAGAACCTCTACGAACACTCGAAGGAAGTCGCCTGGCTCGCCGGGATGATGGCCGCCGAGCTCAAGCTCGACGTCGCCCTCGCGCGCCGCGGCGGCCTGCTCCACGACATCGGCAAGGTCCTCACCCACGAGCACGAGGGCACCCACGTCCAGCTCGGCGTCGAGGTCTGCCGCCGCCATGGCGAATCGGCCGCCGTGCTCAACTGCATCGAGGCGCACCACGACGACGTGCCGCACGACAGCAGCGAATCGGTGCTGGTGCAAGCGTCGGACTCGGTCAGCGGATCACGGCCGGGTGCGCGGCGCGAGGCGTTCGAGACGTACGTCAAGCGGCTCACCAAGCTCGAGGAGATCGCCGGCGGCTATCCCGGTGTCGAGAAGACCACGGTGATTCAAGCGGGGCGTGAGGTGCGGGTGATCGTGCAGCCCGAGAAGATCGACGATGCCGCGGCGCAGCTCCTCTCGGAGACCATCGCCAGGCGCATCGAACAGGAACTCCAATACCCCGGACAGATTCGCGTGACCGTCATTCGTGAGACCCGTGCCACCGACGTGGCCAAGTGA